A genome region from Desulfovibrio sp. TomC includes the following:
- a CDS encoding response regulator, which produces MTPDTPETPASGPDAPAQRPRTSILVLDDEPIVCKRLKPFFQKAGYEVEAFNLPAEALSRVEERRFDVVITDLKMQGLDGLAFLGKVKALYPDTDVIVITGFATMETARESFRKGVFDFVAKPFKLAKILDGVRRIEKERGLVP; this is translated from the coding sequence GTGACCCCCGACACCCCCGAGACCCCGGCTTCCGGCCCGGACGCGCCGGCCCAGCGACCCAGAACCAGCATCCTGGTCCTTGACGACGAACCCATTGTCTGCAAGCGCCTCAAACCGTTTTTCCAGAAGGCGGGCTACGAGGTGGAAGCCTTCAACCTGCCGGCCGAGGCCCTGTCCCGGGTCGAGGAACGCCGCTTCGACGTGGTCATCACCGACCTCAAGATGCAGGGCCTGGACGGTCTGGCCTTTCTCGGCAAGGTCAAGGCCCTGTACCCGGATACCGACGTCATCGTCATCACCGGGTTCGCCACCATGGAAACCGCCCGGGAATCCTTCCGCAAGGGCGTGTTCGACTTCGTGGCCAAGCCGTTTAAGCTGGCCAAGATCCTCGACGGCGTGCGCCGCATCGAAAAGGAGCGGGGGCTCGTCCCCTAG
- a CDS encoding PEP-utilizing enzyme, translating into MGKNRDHKEHEAMGPGSARFLFRTFKRILACNTAALEGMARMDRALGGEYVFDTAYLESAVRDVCRLTHLSAYHLNGMAGEGYVALYDAALAVKDALEDILAGGMGPLAGRWLLPFAEIGWEMEPLVGLAGVGLAVLGRRMGLPAPDGLAVTVTGMAEAATGERAAVLAEVEAGVGELVSRLGGPRPLELTLVAAGAEGAGTVLATAYAAGPREAGQAVAGFAETHGHAGPVAVCVRPHLTGSVAGTLQTLAHDPNLPPAMLAVAQGRPQAGTPAGLMDRSWLSRNAPHAPLRTRLAVKPLDGPLPGGSPAGPGRGHSLRGSSWLTPPQTALLAELGLAAERALGGPCLLSWVLAEDGGFWLTGLEPVATAYPDWPEDAGETYPAPGEADRLLVGGQMACGGVGAGPVVLLNDDTPPASVPLGSVGVARTASPALSRLVPRLGALLAEVGTPASHLATVVRENRVPAVFGLKEAASLPVGTMVTVDAEETAVYRGVVEPLLRQAAMQGARLGSEPEYLILRRLLRHIRPLNLVDPKTANFVPEQCRTCHDIIHFAHEKAVDRLLALDATGQGGLGAPRRLREESPFELGIVDVGGGLAGTGGPVGLDDVLSRPLRAFLEGLLLRSVWRQGPARLRLGDIMAGLGRTSQALAAAPGMVGSNLALAAADYANITLRLGYHFSVIDAVVSDRPEHTFIYFRFAGGFADSDRRARRAGLILTVLSRLGFRASRQGDLVVGKRKLMEAGEALAVLRLLGALSAYTRQLDVELASEDAVARLAREFLDICGLDAVEALSQEAL; encoded by the coding sequence ATGGGCAAAAACCGGGACCACAAGGAACACGAAGCCATGGGGCCGGGGTCCGCCCGGTTTTTGTTTCGCACGTTCAAACGCATTCTGGCCTGCAACACCGCCGCCCTGGAAGGCATGGCCCGCATGGACCGGGCTCTTGGCGGCGAGTACGTCTTCGATACGGCCTATCTCGAAAGCGCCGTGCGCGACGTCTGCCGCCTGACCCACCTCTCGGCCTACCACTTAAACGGCATGGCCGGGGAAGGGTATGTGGCCCTCTACGACGCCGCCCTGGCCGTCAAGGACGCCCTGGAAGACATCCTGGCCGGCGGCATGGGACCGCTGGCCGGCCGTTGGCTGCTCCCTTTTGCCGAAATCGGCTGGGAGATGGAGCCGCTGGTCGGGCTGGCTGGCGTTGGGCTGGCCGTTCTCGGCCGGCGCATGGGACTGCCGGCTCCGGACGGACTGGCGGTCACGGTCACGGGCATGGCCGAGGCTGCAACCGGGGAGCGGGCGGCCGTTTTGGCCGAGGTGGAAGCGGGTGTTGGCGAACTCGTTTCGCGCCTGGGCGGTCCCCGGCCCCTGGAACTGACCCTGGTCGCCGCCGGGGCCGAGGGCGCGGGAACGGTGCTGGCTACGGCCTATGCCGCCGGTCCTCGCGAGGCCGGACAGGCCGTGGCGGGCTTTGCCGAGACGCACGGGCACGCCGGCCCTGTGGCCGTCTGTGTGCGGCCGCACCTGACCGGGTCCGTGGCCGGCACGCTGCAAACCCTGGCCCACGACCCCAATCTTCCCCCAGCCATGCTGGCCGTGGCCCAGGGCCGGCCCCAGGCCGGGACGCCAGCCGGCCTGATGGACCGTTCCTGGCTGTCCCGCAATGCGCCGCACGCCCCGCTGCGCACCCGGCTGGCCGTCAAACCCCTGGACGGTCCCCTGCCCGGCGGCAGTCCTGCCGGCCCGGGGCGGGGCCATTCGCTTCGCGGCTCAAGCTGGCTCACCCCGCCCCAGACCGCTCTGTTGGCCGAGCTTGGGCTGGCCGCCGAACGCGCCCTGGGCGGCCCATGCCTGCTGTCCTGGGTCCTGGCCGAGGACGGCGGTTTCTGGCTGACCGGTCTGGAACCGGTGGCCACGGCCTATCCGGATTGGCCCGAGGATGCCGGCGAGACCTACCCCGCTCCCGGGGAGGCCGACCGGCTGCTGGTCGGCGGCCAGATGGCCTGCGGCGGGGTCGGGGCCGGGCCGGTGGTCCTGCTTAACGACGACACCCCGCCGGCTTCGGTTCCGCTCGGCTCCGTGGGCGTGGCCCGCACGGCCAGTCCGGCCCTTTCGCGCCTCGTTCCCCGGCTTGGGGCGCTGTTGGCCGAGGTGGGCACCCCGGCCAGCCATCTGGCCACGGTTGTCCGGGAAAACCGGGTGCCGGCGGTCTTTGGCCTGAAAGAGGCCGCCTCGCTGCCGGTCGGGACCATGGTCACGGTGGACGCCGAGGAGACCGCCGTCTACCGGGGCGTGGTCGAGCCGCTTTTGCGCCAGGCCGCCATGCAGGGCGCGCGTCTGGGGTCGGAACCCGAATACCTGATCCTGCGCCGGCTGCTGCGCCATATCCGGCCGCTCAACCTGGTGGACCCCAAGACTGCGAATTTTGTCCCGGAACAGTGCCGTACCTGCCACGACATCATCCATTTCGCCCACGAAAAGGCTGTGGATCGGCTCCTGGCCCTTGACGCAACCGGGCAGGGGGGGCTTGGCGCGCCCCGGCGGCTGCGGGAGGAATCGCCCTTTGAACTCGGCATCGTGGACGTGGGCGGCGGGCTGGCCGGGACCGGCGGCCCGGTGGGTCTTGACGACGTGCTCAGCCGGCCGCTGCGGGCGTTTCTGGAGGGCCTGCTGCTGCGCTCGGTCTGGCGTCAGGGTCCGGCCCGGTTGCGCCTGGGCGACATCATGGCCGGGCTTGGCCGCACCTCCCAGGCCCTGGCTGCCGCCCCGGGCATGGTCGGCAGCAATCTGGCCCTGGCGGCGGCTGATTACGCCAACATCACCCTGCGCCTGGGCTACCATTTCAGCGTGATCGATGCCGTGGTGTCGGACCGGCCGGAACACACCTTCATCTATTTCCGGTTTGCCGGCGGCTTTGCCGACAGCGACCGCCGCGCCCGGCGGGCCGGGCTTATCCTGACCGTGCTGTCGCGCCTGGGCTTTCGGGCCAGCCGGCAGGGCGATCTGGTGGTCGGCAAGCGAAAACTCATGGAAGCCGGGGAGGCTTTGGCAGTCCTGCGCCTGTTGGGGGCGCTTTCCGCCTACACCCGCCAGCTCGATGTGGAACTGGCCAGCGAGGACGCCGTGGCCCGGCTGGCCAGGGAATTCCTGGACATCTGTGGCCTGGACGCCGTCGAGGCCCTCTCGCAGGAGGCGCTATGA
- a CDS encoding sulfite exporter TauE/SafE family protein: MDMMSEATRFIQLDPAGITFLFIVGFIGGLVSGFIGSGGAFVLTPGMMSLGVPGTVAVASNMCHKFPKALVGSIKRYKYGQVDIKLGLYLAAFAGIGVQIGIKIQNYILNLWGTAGSDLYVSVSFVIVLVVVGGIVMADAVKSARSSCSTEQTCSLALRLQKIELWPMMTFKKANLRISLWFLLPVGLATGLLAATIAVGGFVGVPGMIYILGATSLVASATELVIAFVMGLAGSVNWAMQGMIDIRLTLIILGGSLLGVQLGAIGTTYVKEHMIKIVMGTIMLIVAVSRALAMPKYLVKLGMMDTSEATLELLSKVSFGFMVVSLVVGAVIILGSMFRAKRPADEAVAQEA; the protein is encoded by the coding sequence ATGGATATGATGAGCGAAGCCACCCGGTTTATCCAGCTGGACCCCGCCGGGATCACCTTTCTTTTCATCGTCGGTTTCATTGGCGGTCTGGTCAGCGGGTTTATTGGTTCCGGCGGGGCTTTCGTCCTCACTCCGGGCATGATGAGCCTTGGCGTGCCCGGCACCGTGGCCGTCGCCTCCAACATGTGCCACAAATTTCCCAAAGCCCTGGTCGGGTCCATCAAGCGCTATAAGTACGGTCAGGTGGACATCAAGCTGGGCCTCTATCTGGCGGCTTTTGCCGGCATCGGCGTGCAAATCGGCATCAAGATCCAGAACTACATCCTGAATTTGTGGGGAACGGCCGGTTCCGACCTGTACGTGAGCGTCTCGTTTGTCATCGTGCTGGTGGTTGTGGGCGGCATCGTCATGGCTGACGCAGTCAAGTCCGCCCGCTCCTCGTGCAGCACGGAGCAGACCTGCTCCCTGGCCCTTCGCCTGCAGAAAATCGAACTGTGGCCCATGATGACCTTTAAAAAGGCCAACCTGCGCATCTCCCTGTGGTTCCTGCTGCCCGTGGGTCTGGCCACCGGCCTGCTGGCCGCCACCATCGCCGTCGGCGGCTTCGTCGGCGTCCCGGGCATGATCTACATCCTGGGGGCCACCAGCCTGGTCGCCTCGGCCACCGAGCTGGTCATCGCCTTCGTCATGGGTCTGGCCGGTTCCGTCAACTGGGCCATGCAGGGCATGATCGACATCCGCCTGACCCTTATCATCCTCGGCGGTTCGCTCCTCGGCGTGCAGCTCGGCGCTATCGGCACCACCTACGTCAAGGAACACATGATCAAGATCGTCATGGGCACCATCATGCTGATCGTGGCGGTCTCGCGGGCCTTGGCCATGCCGAAGTATCTGGTCAAGCTCGGCATGATGGACACCAGCGAAGCCACCTTGGAACTGCTCAGCAAAGTAAGCTTCGGCTTCATGGTCGTCTCGCTGGTGGTCGGCGCGGTCATCATCCTGGGCAGCATGTTCCGGGCCAAGCGGCCGGCGGACGAGGCCGTGGCCCAGGAAGCCTAG
- a CDS encoding universal stress protein, whose protein sequence is MVKRFGDAPETGIRPKRMSRLRKYLEDAGQNVGLAEHGLYGIDQEPMTSGIEEKKIVAVSTAPEFPQSLIRRALGVAGRLGTEIVGLTVAQPEEADQAGQPGKARELFLQQASRSAGEFALEAKRLGVGFRHVVRFGRPADVVEAECGRLRRVEFVLAAREQRAKDGFQVSMPLFEVTG, encoded by the coding sequence ATGGTCAAGCGTTTCGGCGATGCGCCGGAAACGGGAATCCGCCCCAAGCGCATGTCCCGTCTGCGCAAATACCTGGAAGATGCCGGACAGAACGTCGGCCTTGCCGAGCACGGTCTGTACGGCATCGACCAGGAGCCGATGACCTCCGGGATCGAAGAGAAGAAGATCGTGGCTGTTTCCACCGCGCCGGAATTTCCCCAATCCCTGATCCGCCGCGCCCTGGGCGTGGCCGGTCGCCTGGGAACGGAGATCGTGGGGCTGACGGTGGCCCAGCCGGAAGAGGCCGACCAGGCAGGCCAGCCCGGCAAAGCCCGGGAGTTGTTCCTGCAACAGGCCAGCCGTTCCGCCGGGGAGTTCGCCCTGGAAGCCAAACGGCTTGGGGTTGGATTTCGCCATGTGGTGCGGTTTGGCCGGCCGGCGGATGTGGTTGAAGCGGAATGTGGACGACTGCGACGGGTCGAATTCGTATTGGCGGCCAGGGAACAGCGGGCAAAAGACGGTTTTCAGGTCAGCATGCCCCTGTTTGAGGTCACAGGCTAA
- a CDS encoding PEP/pyruvate-binding domain-containing protein produces MPFSVLFKKFKSILERNNAILELIADMGDKLGGDYVYDRQYIFDSCEKLGDQVFKLVSDLSLLCQRKNVALFNTFERIQQQIQAELAGRRALSRPDHILPLAELTHDLADEGGNKMANVGDIRNILGFTVPEGFVITAGAYFEVMERAGLRQQAAETTRRLCDSQGAELAAEAERLGRTIREMPLPKGLARAIEQAAKRLSEGGRYLLAVRSSAWGEDGESSFAGMYESVLGVAPGDILAAYRRVLASLFCEEALRYRLHREQCGEEPAMAVGVMRMVEATVSGGLYTYAPLEEQDQAMVVSAAWGLGKPIVDGTAETDTYLVGREPPHTLISSDIAAKTTMLCLDPAGGTSTCDVPPPERDAPCLSAGQLDRLARTAMALERFFKRPLDVEWALTDADELVILQARPLSIRPRYCALSADAADAAGDAPVLLSGRGITAMGGVSSGPVHLVTEGQDLSDFPYGAILVARHSSPRYAKVMPKCRGIITDVGSATGHMATIARELRVPTLVGAGSATRTLRQGQEITLDADHIIVYEGFVEALCRNELVREDVFEESWEYRTLKRVLRHISPLTLLDPKADSFRPEGCKTFHDIARYVHQRAVDKLISLSETHQELTKGARKLATQLPLGLTVIDVEGGLDPAAGNDATEDDIRCRPLRAILDGMNATGMWETAPVAVDMSSFMSSVTRTLSADMAHPAAMGRNLAVISKEYLNLHLRLGYHFTVVDAFLGGSVNDNVIFFRFMGGVTDFTRRSRRATLVAAVLEHFDFVAEIKGDMVMGRVKKHPTRAMLDKMFMLGGLIGYTRQLDAKLDSDEAGQRHLELFLNRIAAVRET; encoded by the coding sequence GTGCCCTTCTCGGTGCTTTTTAAGAAATTCAAAAGCATCCTGGAGCGCAACAACGCCATCCTGGAGCTTATCGCCGACATGGGCGATAAGCTCGGGGGCGACTACGTCTATGACCGGCAGTACATCTTCGATTCCTGCGAAAAGCTCGGCGATCAGGTTTTCAAGCTCGTTTCGGATCTAAGCCTCCTGTGTCAGCGCAAGAACGTGGCCCTTTTCAACACCTTCGAGCGCATCCAGCAGCAGATCCAGGCCGAGCTGGCCGGTCGTCGGGCCCTTTCGCGCCCCGACCACATTTTGCCCCTGGCCGAACTGACCCACGATCTGGCCGACGAGGGCGGCAACAAGATGGCCAACGTGGGCGACATCCGAAACATCCTCGGCTTCACCGTCCCCGAGGGCTTCGTCATTACGGCCGGAGCCTATTTCGAGGTCATGGAACGGGCCGGCCTGCGCCAGCAGGCGGCCGAGACCACCCGCCGCCTGTGCGACAGCCAGGGGGCGGAATTGGCTGCGGAGGCCGAACGCCTGGGCCGGACCATCCGGGAAATGCCGCTGCCCAAGGGCCTGGCCAGGGCCATCGAGCAGGCGGCCAAGCGGCTGTCCGAGGGCGGACGCTACTTGCTTGCCGTGCGCTCCAGCGCCTGGGGCGAGGATGGCGAATCAAGCTTCGCCGGCATGTACGAAAGCGTGCTCGGCGTTGCCCCGGGCGACATCCTGGCGGCCTACCGCCGGGTGCTGGCCAGTCTTTTTTGCGAAGAGGCTCTGCGCTACCGGCTGCACCGCGAGCAATGCGGCGAGGAGCCGGCCATGGCCGTCGGGGTGATGCGCATGGTGGAGGCCACGGTCAGCGGGGGGCTTTACACCTACGCGCCGCTGGAAGAGCAGGACCAGGCCATGGTGGTCAGCGCCGCCTGGGGCCTGGGCAAGCCCATTGTGGACGGCACGGCTGAAACCGACACCTATCTGGTCGGGCGCGAACCGCCGCATACCCTGATTTCTTCCGACATCGCCGCCAAAACGACCATGCTGTGCCTGGACCCGGCCGGGGGCACGTCCACCTGCGACGTTCCGCCGCCGGAGCGCGACGCGCCCTGCTTAAGCGCCGGCCAGCTCGACCGGCTGGCCCGGACGGCCATGGCCCTGGAGCGGTTTTTCAAACGTCCCCTGGACGTGGAATGGGCTCTGACGGACGCCGACGAGTTGGTGATCCTGCAGGCCCGTCCCCTGTCCATTCGTCCCCGATACTGCGCTTTGTCGGCCGACGCCGCCGATGCGGCCGGGGATGCGCCCGTACTGCTCTCGGGCCGGGGCATCACGGCCATGGGCGGCGTGTCCTCCGGTCCGGTCCATCTGGTGACCGAGGGCCAGGACCTCTCGGACTTTCCCTACGGGGCCATCCTGGTGGCCCGGCATTCCTCGCCCCGCTACGCCAAGGTGATGCCCAAGTGCCGGGGCATCATCACCGACGTCGGCTCGGCCACCGGCCATATGGCCACCATCGCCCGCGAGCTGCGCGTGCCCACCCTGGTCGGGGCCGGCAGCGCCACCCGCACGCTGCGCCAGGGCCAGGAGATCACCCTTGATGCCGACCACATCATTGTCTACGAGGGCTTTGTGGAAGCGCTTTGCCGCAACGAGCTGGTGCGCGAGGACGTCTTCGAGGAATCCTGGGAATACCGGACCCTCAAACGGGTGCTTAGGCACATAAGCCCCCTGACCCTGCTCGATCCCAAGGCCGATTCCTTCCGGCCGGAAGGCTGCAAGACCTTCCACGACATCGCCCGCTACGTCCACCAGCGGGCCGTGGACAAGCTTATTTCCCTGTCGGAAACCCACCAGGAGCTGACCAAGGGCGCACGCAAGCTCGCCACCCAGCTGCCCCTGGGCCTGACCGTCATCGACGTGGAAGGCGGCCTGGACCCGGCCGCCGGCAACGACGCCACCGAGGACGACATCCGCTGCCGGCCGCTTCGGGCCATCCTGGACGGCATGAACGCGACCGGCATGTGGGAGACCGCCCCGGTGGCCGTGGATATGAGCAGCTTCATGTCGAGCGTCACCCGCACCCTGTCGGCCGACATGGCCCATCCCGCGGCCATGGGGCGCAATCTGGCCGTTATCTCCAAGGAATACTTGAACCTCCACCTGCGCCTGGGCTACCACTTCACCGTAGTGGATGCCTTCCTGGGTGGTTCGGTCAACGACAATGTCATTTTTTTCCGGTTCATGGGCGGGGTAACGGATTTCACCCGCCGGTCCCGCCGGGCGACGCTGGTGGCTGCGGTGCTCGAACATTTCGATTTTGTGGCGGAGATCAAGGGGGATATGGTCATGGGGCGGGTCAAAAAACACCCCACCCGGGCCATGCTGGACAAGATGTTCATGCTCGGCGGGCTGATCGGCTACACCCGCCAGCTGGACGCCAAGCTCGACTCCGACGAAGCCGGGCAACGCCACCTTGAGCTTTTTTTGAACCGTATTGCCGCCGTGAGGGAGACGTGA
- a CDS encoding PEP/pyruvate-binding domain-containing protein, with protein sequence MTPGWWAWLTAPWRRRRARKSTVALGWIKARYHIFRVLLANNERALETLAEVDRLLRENEPSRLAETLRELRAIVLELADGLNRLTDGEHEALYPRLAGLERRLDAALERYSRAPRRLWLALGEVTPDMREQAGGKATPLGGLIRAGLPVPDGVCLTRRACRVYLRQTGLEDRLKALLQQARAPGADLGDLARQARDMIVASTPTAAFAAELRAAWDSLSDGETRAVSIRSSASSEDGAEHSFAGQYASVLGVRTFPAAVAAFKDVLASAFSARAMAYRAAAGLARESVDMAVLGQRMVDARTAGVLFTLDPMDPDSGRMVLSAVPGLGTQAVSGQAPADLYRPSRDIGREPIEATPAVVAEKTVREVLADDGGLRLETVPDQDRLAALLAPTEIGLLRDHGLRIEALAGCPQDIEWAIDQDGAVWILQARPARLVRPAAPAQPGFPDGRGAGQILLSGGVAASPGKAAGRLAVVRTRQELDRAAKAPRPVVLALHQSLVDAASLVPEVAALLVDMGNPLDHLAGLSRELGIPMIIGLGTATTALPEGEWVLADADRGMVLAADPLVWQSAPAPISRRAARPDDAAASLRELVLPLNLTDAYGPTFSILECQSLHDMVRYSHEKAVIALFEAGDAIAEETFSLVRRLKDDQGLSFLIIDLGGGMAAGSGAVVGVEAIACEPLAALCRGMATPGLRWGKAPPIAGVTGLLSRSLLDGRSERPVGNPNYALVARDYLNLNARVDYHFAMIDAVCGANPRENSIRFRFKGGGTAEIQRNRRAVFVETVMRQEEFFTTRQGDMVTAVLVEGSRETIRAKMEMLGRFLGFSRLLDAAMIDDDMPGRVAAAFLAGDYGLERLESE encoded by the coding sequence ATGACCCCGGGATGGTGGGCCTGGCTGACCGCGCCCTGGCGTCGGCGGCGTGCGCGCAAAAGCACGGTGGCCCTGGGCTGGATCAAGGCCCGCTACCACATCTTCCGCGTTCTTTTGGCCAACAACGAACGGGCCCTCGAAACCCTGGCCGAGGTGGACAGGCTTCTGCGCGAGAATGAGCCGTCCCGGCTGGCCGAAACGCTTCGGGAGCTGCGGGCCATTGTGCTGGAGCTGGCCGACGGCCTCAATCGCCTGACCGACGGCGAACATGAGGCCCTCTATCCCCGGCTGGCCGGCCTGGAACGCCGCCTGGACGCCGCCCTGGAACGCTACAGCCGGGCCCCGCGCCGGTTGTGGCTGGCCCTTGGCGAGGTCACGCCGGATATGCGCGAACAGGCCGGCGGCAAGGCCACGCCCCTTGGCGGCCTCATTCGGGCCGGGCTGCCCGTGCCGGACGGCGTGTGCCTCACCCGCCGGGCCTGCCGGGTCTACCTGCGCCAGACCGGCCTGGAGGATCGCCTCAAGGCGCTGTTGCAACAGGCCCGGGCCCCCGGGGCCGATCTCGGCGATCTGGCCCGGCAGGCCCGGGACATGATCGTCGCCTCGACCCCGACCGCAGCCTTTGCAGCCGAACTGCGCGCCGCCTGGGACAGCCTGTCCGACGGCGAAACCCGGGCCGTCTCCATTCGCAGCAGCGCCTCTTCGGAAGACGGCGCCGAGCACTCCTTTGCCGGACAGTATGCCAGCGTGCTTGGGGTGCGCACCTTCCCGGCCGCCGTGGCCGCCTTCAAGGACGTGCTGGCCAGCGCCTTTTCGGCCCGGGCCATGGCCTATAGGGCCGCCGCCGGGCTGGCCCGGGAGTCGGTGGACATGGCTGTCCTCGGCCAGCGGATGGTCGATGCCCGCACGGCCGGCGTGCTTTTCACCCTGGACCCCATGGACCCGGACAGCGGGCGCATGGTGCTCTCGGCCGTGCCTGGCCTGGGCACCCAGGCCGTGTCCGGGCAGGCCCCGGCCGATCTCTACCGCCCCAGCCGGGACATCGGCCGGGAACCCATCGAAGCAACACCGGCCGTTGTGGCCGAAAAAACCGTGCGCGAGGTCCTGGCCGACGACGGCGGCCTTCGCCTGGAAACCGTCCCGGACCAGGACCGGCTGGCTGCCCTGCTTGCTCCGACGGAAATCGGCCTGCTGCGCGACCACGGGCTGCGCATCGAAGCCCTGGCCGGCTGTCCCCAGGACATCGAATGGGCCATTGACCAGGATGGCGCGGTCTGGATTCTCCAGGCCCGCCCGGCCAGACTCGTCCGGCCGGCAGCCCCGGCCCAACCCGGCTTCCCGGATGGCCGAGGCGCGGGGCAGATTTTGTTGTCCGGCGGGGTGGCGGCCTCGCCGGGCAAGGCTGCCGGCCGGCTGGCCGTGGTCCGTACCCGCCAGGAGCTTGACCGGGCGGCCAAGGCCCCCAGGCCGGTGGTGCTGGCCCTGCACCAGAGCCTTGTGGACGCGGCCTCCCTGGTGCCGGAAGTGGCCGCACTCCTGGTGGACATGGGCAATCCCCTGGACCATCTGGCCGGGCTGTCCCGGGAACTGGGCATCCCCATGATCATTGGCCTGGGCACGGCCACCACGGCCCTGCCCGAGGGGGAGTGGGTGCTGGCCGACGCCGACCGGGGCATGGTCCTGGCCGCCGATCCGCTGGTGTGGCAAAGCGCGCCGGCCCCGATCTCCCGCCGGGCCGCGCGCCCCGACGACGCCGCCGCCTCGCTGCGCGAGTTGGTGCTGCCGCTCAACCTCACCGATGCCTACGGCCCGACCTTTTCCATCCTGGAGTGCCAAAGCCTGCACGATATGGTGCGCTACAGCCATGAAAAGGCGGTCATTGCCCTGTTCGAGGCCGGCGACGCCATTGCCGAAGAGACCTTTTCCCTGGTGCGCCGGCTCAAGGACGACCAGGGCCTGTCCTTTCTCATCATCGACCTGGGCGGCGGCATGGCGGCCGGGAGCGGGGCCGTGGTCGGGGTCGAGGCCATCGCCTGCGAACCGCTTGCCGCCCTGTGCCGGGGTATGGCCACGCCGGGGCTTCGCTGGGGCAAGGCCCCGCCCATTGCCGGGGTGACCGGGTTGCTGTCGCGCTCGCTCCTGGACGGACGCAGCGAACGGCCGGTCGGCAATCCCAACTACGCCCTGGTGGCCCGGGACTATCTCAACTTAAACGCCCGGGTGGACTACCATTTCGCCATGATCGACGCGGTCTGCGGGGCCAATCCGCGGGAAAATTCCATCCGCTTCCGGTTCAAAGGCGGCGGCACGGCCGAGATTCAGCGCAACCGCCGGGCCGTGTTCGTGGAAACCGTCATGCGCCAGGAAGAGTTCTTCACCACCCGCCAGGGCGACATGGTCACAGCCGTGCTGGTGGAAGGCTCCCGGGAGACGATCCGGGCCAAGATGGAGATGCTCGGCCGGTTCCTGGGCTTTAGCCGCTTGCTCGACGCAGCCATGATCGACGACGACATGCCCGGCCGCGTGGCCGCCGCCTTCCTGGCTGGCGACTACGGCCTGGAGCGTTTGGAGAGCGAGTAG
- a CDS encoding metallophosphoesterase family protein has translation MPVTPLPHTLFAVGDIHGQAEKLDALLGRLDGLDPTAQLVFLGDYIDRGPDSRQVIDRLAALGNKRPDTVFLLGNHEAALLRYDASRSPEDLRLLRRFGFQATLDSYESAPGDQGIDFMPQEHQDFFRNLHRWHQAGPYVFFHAPLPDDADPDAAQGLALESLLSNRTLPRQGWAESGRTLVFGHVPLETPLVAPGLIGVDTGAGWGRVLTAVELPMLRFHHA, from the coding sequence ATGCCTGTCACGCCGCTTCCCCACACCCTCTTCGCCGTCGGCGACATCCACGGTCAGGCAGAGAAGCTCGACGCCCTGCTCGGCCGTCTGGATGGCCTCGACCCCACGGCCCAACTGGTATTTCTGGGAGATTACATCGACCGGGGCCCAGACTCCCGGCAGGTGATCGACCGGCTGGCGGCCCTGGGGAACAAACGCCCGGACACCGTCTTTCTCCTTGGCAACCACGAAGCCGCCCTGCTGCGCTACGACGCCTCGCGCTCCCCGGAAGACCTGCGCCTGCTGCGGCGTTTTGGCTTTCAGGCCACGCTTGACAGCTACGAAAGCGCCCCCGGGGACCAGGGCATCGACTTCATGCCCCAGGAACATCAGGATTTTTTCCGGAATCTGCACCGCTGGCATCAAGCCGGTCCCTATGTCTTTTTCCACGCGCCCCTGCCAGACGACGCCGACCCGGACGCTGCCCAGGGCCTGGCCCTGGAAAGCCTGCTGTCCAACCGGACCCTGCCCCGGCAGGGCTGGGCAGAGAGCGGCCGGACCCTGGTCTTTGGCCATGTGCCCCTGGAGACGCCGCTGGTCGCCCCGGGGCTGATCGGCGTGGACACCGGCGCAGGCTGGGGCCGGGTGCTCACAGCCGTGGAACTGCCGATGCTGCGCTTTCACCACGCCTAA